One window of the Lycorma delicatula isolate Av1 chromosome 3, ASM4794821v1, whole genome shotgun sequence genome contains the following:
- the ND-23 gene encoding NADH dehydrogenase (ubiquinone) 23 kDa subunit — translation MASTMKLYNVVRLNFSSLRNPNILSSLQVRNKGDYICVSLPEPSMKWKDINERAIQTMFWTELIRGLCVTFGQIFKEPATINYPFEKGPLSPRFRGEHALRRYPSGEERCIACKLCEAICPAQAITIDAEERADGSRRTTRYDIDMTKCIYCGFCQEACPVDAIVEGPNFEFSTESHEELLYNKEKLLNNGDRWESEIASNIHADHLYR, via the coding sequence ATGGCTTCTACCATGAAGCTATACAATGTAGTGCGATTAAATTTTTCGTCATTGAGAAATCCTAACATTCTGTCCTCTCTTCAAGTCAGAAATAAAGGAGACTATATATGTGTCAGTTTACCTGAGCCTAGCATGAAATGGAAAGATATCAACGAACGCGCTATTCAGACGATGTTTTGGACCGAACTTATTAGGGGTCTCTGTGTCACGTTTGGTCAAATCTTCAAGGAACCTGCTACAATAAATTATCCGTTTGAAAAGGGTCCTTTAAGTCCAAGATTTAGAGGTGAGCATGCTTTGAGACGTTATCCTTCTGGTGAAGAAAGGTGTATTGCATGTAAACTCTGCGAAGCAATTTGCCCAGCCCAAGCTATTACTATTGACGCTGAAGAAAGGGCTGATGGAAGTCGAAGAACAACACGATATGATATTGATATGACGAAGTGCATTTATTGTGGTTTTTGTCAGGAAGCGTGCCCCGTTGATGCTATAGTTGAGGGACCAAATTTCGAATTTTCAACAGAGAGCCACGAGGAACTACTTTACAATAAAGAGAAACTGTTGAATAATGGAGACAGATGGGAATCTGAAATAGCATCAAACATCCATGCTGATCATTTGTATAGATAA